The Rutidosis leptorrhynchoides isolate AG116_Rl617_1_P2 unplaced genomic scaffold, CSIRO_AGI_Rlap_v1 contig214, whole genome shotgun sequence genome includes a region encoding these proteins:
- the LOC139881973 gene encoding gamma-glutamylcyclotransferase 2-1-like, whose translation MVFWIFGYGSLVWNPGFEYDEKMIGYIKDYRRVFDLACIDHRGTPEHPARTCTLEEQEGAICWGAVYCVRGGPEKEKKAMEYLERRECEYDAKTLVDFYKEGDDFQPTLTGVIVFTSTPDKVSNKYYLGPAPLEDMARQIATAHGPCGNNRDYLFLLEKAMFDIGHEEDMVIELANEVRKVLGIAGKGISKEKQKPIVPSHVALQSHVRAIQLRPLTAEAVAMDS comes from the exons ATGGTATTCTGGATTTTTGGTTATGGTTCATTGGTATGGAACCCAGGATTCGAGTATGATGAGAAAATGATTGGTTACATCAAGGATTACAGACGTGTGTTTGATCTTG CGTGTATTGATCATAGAGGTACGCCTGAACACCCTGCAAGAACTTGCACTTTAGAAGAACAGGAAGGAGCCATTTGC TGGGGTGCTGTTTATTGTGTTCGAGGAGGTCCAGAAAAGGAAAAAAAGGCAATGGAG TATTTGGAGAGGAGAGAATGCGAATATGATGCAAAAACCCTCGTAGACTTTTACAAG GAAGGGGATGACTTTCAACCTACTTTAACTGGAGTGATAGT TTTTACATCCACTCCGGACAAAGTGTCTAACAAGTATTATCTCGGCCCAGCCCCGTTGGAGGACATGGCCAG GCAAATAGCTACTGCCCATGGACCTTGTGGGAACAATAGAGACTATCTATTTCTGTTGGAGAAGGCCATGTTTGATATTG GCCATGAAGAAGATATGGTGATAGAATTGGCCAATGAAGTGAGAAAGGTTCTTGGAATTGCAGGGAAAGGGATTTCAAAGGAGAAGCAGAAACCAATCGTGCCATCACACGTAGCACTCCAGTCCCACGTTCGTGCTATTCAACTGCGTCCACTTACAGCAGAAGCTGTAGCCATGGACTCATAG
- the LOC139881972 gene encoding AIG2-like protein D: MSSNQIHNVFVYGSLLADDVVRILLNRVPQSSLAILDNFQRFSIKERVYPAILPVENKKITGRVLEGITDHEMFILDEFEDVEYEKSTVDVSLVDSSEKIQAYAYVWCNKNDQNLYGEWDFEEWKKVHMDDFLQMTREFIQELEQPSSNSGIAM; the protein is encoded by the exons ATGAGCTCAAATCAGATCCACAACGTGTTTGTATATGGAAGTCTCCTAGCAGACGACGTTGTTCGAATCCTCCTAAATAGAGTCCCCCAATCTTCTCTTGCCATCCTCGACAACTT TCAAAGGTTTAGCATAAAAGAGCGTGTTTATCCTGCCATTTTACCAGTGGAGAATAAGAAAATCACTGGGAGG gtgctagaaggaatcACAGACCATGAGATGTTTATCTTAGATGAATTCGAAGACGTTGAGTATGAAAAAAGCACCGTGGATGTTTCTCTGGTG GACAGTTCTGAGAAGATACAGGCTTACGCCTATGTTTGGTGCAACAAAAATGATCAAAACTTGTACGGAGAGTGGGATTTTGAG GAATGGAAGAAAGTGCACATGGATGATTTTCTCCAGATGACAAGGGAATTTATACAAGAATTGGAGCAGCCGAGTTCTAATTCAGGGATTGCGATGTAG
- the LOC139881969 gene encoding L-arabinokinase-like, whose protein sequence is MRIEDGTEAESASRNHLVFAYYVTGHGFGHATRVVEVVRNLILAGHDVHVVTAAPDFVFTSEIQSPRLFIRKVLLDCGAVQADALTVDRLASLYQYSETAVVPRKSILKTEVEWLNSIKADLVVSDVVPVACRAAADAGIRSVCVTNFSWDFIYAEYVMAAGKHHRSIVWQIAEDYSHCEFLIRLPGYCPMPAFRDAIDVPLVVRRVHRSRKEVRKELGIDDGVKLVILNFGGQPAGWRLKEEYLPPGWLCLVCGASETQEVPPNFIKLPKDAYTPDLMAASDCMLGKIGYGTVSEALSFKLPFVFVRRDYFNEEPFLRNMLEYYQGGVEMIRRDLLTGHWKPYLERAITLKPCYEGGSNGGEVAAHILQETAVGKKYASDKFSGARRLRDAIILGYQLQRVPGRDISIPEWYANAENELGLLPRSPTIDEENAKYNSINNLYTEDFEILHGDIQGFPDTTSFLKSLIQLDDIYHSSKSAEKLQRRERKAAAGLFNWEEDIFVARAPGRLDVMGGIADYSGSLVLQMPIKEACHVAVQRNNPSKHRLWKHAQARQQDKQQGPTAVLQIVSYGSELSNRGPTFDMDLSDFMDGDKPMSYDKAKKFFAQDPSQKWAAYVAGTILVLMTELGVRFEDSISMLVSSAVPEGKGVSSSASVEVASMSAIAAAHGLSINPRDLALLCQKVENHVVGAPCGVMDQMTSACGEANKLLAMVCQPAEVIGHVEIPNHIRFWGIDSGIRHSVGGADYGSVRIGAFMGRKIIKSTASAILSQSINSNGINSDVLEDDGTELLESEASLDYLCNLCPHRYEARYVKMLPESLLGEEFLDKYSDHNDAVTVIDQKRMYDVKASARHPIYENFRVKAFKALLTSATSDDQLTALGELLYQCHYSYSACGLGSDGTDRLVQLVQQMQHSKSSKSNDGTLYGAKITGGGSGGTVCVIGRNSLRSSEQILEIQERYKDATGYLPYSFSRVHHQVPESLVI, encoded by the exons ATGAGGATCGAAGATGGAACTGAAGCAGAATCAGCTTCACGGAATCATTTAGTTTTTGCTTATTACGTCACCGGTCACGGTTTCGGCCATGCCACCCGTGTTGTTGAG GTTGTGCGGAACTTGATTCTTGCTGGTCACGATGTGCATGTGGTCACTGCTGCGCCTGATTTTGTTTTCACTTCTGAGATTCAATCGCCTCGTCTTTTCATTCGAAAG GTACTTTTAGATTGTGGAGCAGTTCAGGCAGATGCATTGACAGTGGACCGCCTTGCCTCCT TATATCAGTATTCGGAAACTGCTGTGGTGCCACGGAAATCTATTTTAAAAACAGAAGTAGAGTGGTTGAACTCCATCAAAGCTGACTTAGTG GTTTCTGATGTTGTTCCAGTTGCGTGCCGTGCAGCAGCTGATGCTGGGATCCGCTCTGTTTGTGTCACTAACTTCAG CTGGGATTTCATTTATGCCGAGTATGTGATGGCAGCTGGAAAGCATCATCGATCTATAGTTTGGCAG ATAGCAGAGGATTATTCTCATTGTGAGTTTCTCATCAGACTCCCAGGATATTGCCCAA TGCCTGCTTTCCGTGATGCTATTGACGTACCTTTGGTTGTGAGGAGAGTGCACAGATCTCGCAAGGA GGTGAGGAAGGAACTCGGGATTGATGATGGTGTGAAGCTAGTTATCCTCAACTTTGGTGGACAA CCTGCAGGCTGGAGGTTGAAGGAAGAATATCTGCCTCCTGGTTGGCTTTGCCTG GTTTGTGGTGCTTCTGAGACCCAGGAGGTTCCGCCAAATTTTATAAAGCTTCCAAAAGATGCTTATACACCAGATCTTATGGCAGCATCTGACTGTATGCTTG GAAAAATTGGATATGGTACTGTTAGTGAGGCCTTGTCATTCAAGTTGCCATTCGTGTTTGTTCGCAGAGACTATTTCAATGAAGAGCCATTTTTGAGAAATATGCTTGAG TATTATCAAGGTGGTGTTGAGATGATTAGAAGAGATTTACTGACCGGTCACTGGAAACCTTACCTCGAGCGTGCAATTACTTTGAAGCCTTGTTATGAGGGAGGCAGCAATGGTGGCGAG GTGGCAGCACACATCTTGCAGGAGACAGCTGTTGGAAAAAAATATGCTTCCGATAAG TTTAGTGGAGCAAGGAGACTACGTGATGCTATCATTCTTGGATATCAACTACAAAGGGTTCCTGGAAGAGATATCAGTATCCCTGAATGGTATGCAAATGCCGAAAATGAACTTGGTCTGTTACCTAGATCACCGACCATCGATGAGGAAAATGCCAAGTACAATTCTATAAACAATCT ATACACTGAAGACTTTGAGATTCTTCATGGAGATATTCAAGGCTTTCCTGATACTACGAGTTTCCTTAAAAGCTTGATTCAATTAGATGATATTTATCATTCTTCAAAGAGTGCGGAAAAGCTCCAGAGACGAGAGCGGAAGGCTGCTGCTGGACTCTTTAATTGGGAG GAAGATATCTTTGTCGCCAGAGCACCTGGAAGGTTGGATGTGATGGGGGGAATCGCAGACTATTCTGGAAGTCTTGTATTGCAG ATGCCCATCAAAGAGGCTTGCCATGTGGCTGTACAAAGGAATAATCCAAGTAAGCACAGGCTTTGGAAACATGCTCAGGCCCGGCAGCAGGACAAACAACAAGGACCAACAGCTGTTCTTCAAATT GTATCCTATGGATCAGAATTGAGCAACCGTGGGCCAACGTTTGACATGGATTTATCTGATTTTATGGATGGGGACAAGCCAATGTCCTATGATAAAGCGAAAAAATTCTTCGCCCAAGATCCGTCCCAAAA ATGGGCTGCCTACGTTGCTGGGACAATTCTTGTTTTGATGACGGAACTGGGTGTACGCTTTGAGGATAGCATCAGCATGCTG GTTTCATCTGCTGTCCCAGAAGGTAAAGGTGTATCTTCGTCTGCTTCTGTGGAGGTTGCTAGCATGTCTGCAATAGCTGCTGCTCATG GATTAAGCATCAACCCAAGAGACCTTGCTTTGCTCTGCCAAAAG GTGGAGAATCATGTTGTTGGAGCACCATGTGGTGTGATGGATCAGATGACTTCAGCATGTGGGGAAGCCAACAAACTTCTTGCGATGGTGTGCCAG CCAGCTGAGGTGATTGGACACGTAGAAATTCCCAATCACATCAGATTTTGGGGAATTGATTCAGGAATACGACACAG TGTTGGAGGTGCAGACTATGGATCTGTTAGAATAGGAGCCTTTATGGGTAGAAAGATTATAAAGTCCACCGCGTCTGCTATATTATCTCAATCAATTAACTCCAATGGGATCAATTCAGATGTATTGGAGGATGATGGTACCGAACTACTTGAATCTGAAGCTTCATTAGACTACTTATGCAACCTGTGTCCTCACAG ATACGAAGCTCGTTATGTGAAGATGCTTCCTGAAAGTTTACTTGGAGAAGAATTTTTAGATAAATATTCTGATCACAATGATGCAGTCACAGTAATTGATCAAAAGCGTATGTATGATGTGAAAGCTTCTGCTAGACATCCTATATATGAAAACTTCCGTGTCAAG GCTTTCAAAGCTCTGTTAACATCAGCAACTTCTGATGACCAACTCACTGCTCTTGGGGAATTACTGTACCAG TGCCATTACAGTTATAGTGCTTGTGGACTTGGTTCTGATGGAACAGATAGACTTGTACAATTAGTGCAGCAAATGCAACACAGTAAATCATCAAAATCTAACGATGGGACTTTGTATGGAGCCAAAATCACAGGCGGAGGTTCTGGTGGGACAGTCTGTGTCATCGGCCGGAACTCTCTGCGTTCCAGTGAACAAATTCTGGAG ATACAAGAAAGATACAAAGATGCTACTGGTTACCTCCCATATTCCTTTTCGAGGGTTCATCACCAGGTGCCGGAAAGTTTGGTTATCTGA